In the Arachis stenosperma cultivar V10309 chromosome 8, arast.V10309.gnm1.PFL2, whole genome shotgun sequence genome, CAAATGTGAGGAATGATGCTATTTCTTATTTGTGCCTTTTTTGGGAAATCACCTAACAGTCATGCATGTTAAGGTGTAGCAACTTCAATagagtatttttaaaatttaaaatgcaaAAAATAGTCAATGTTTGGATTACACTTTGCATTAGAAATAATCGATGGAATGAGACTGGACTCAGTATAGAGAGACGATTTCACTTTGATGGATAATCATTTATGTTTAAAGTTTAGATTGAATTGAAACTAAAGATTAGAGTAACAAATTTCATATTTAGTCTCAAGTTCTTGTTTGTGACGATTAGTTTTTACAAATGCTGATGTAGCATCTTATAGAAccaaaaataaaactaaacgGAAACCGAGCATTGTGAATGCTATTATGCAATGGTGGAAAGAAAGTTGTGACCAATGTTTAAGGGACAATTTAGGAAGGAAGTGTTAAAATAGACATCTAAAGATCACTTTATTAATAAAACAATTCATAAAAAATGCTGCTAGTAtttcttcaaatattttttaaactcaTAAGAGTAGCattttctaaaatattaaaatgaaaGCATAAAGGATAATGGTAGCTTACAGTTCTAGGAATGACAAATCCCGAGAAAAGGTTCCATATCAAGTAGAACCCAAGAGAAACTATGGCAGCAATATGGTGATCTGGGGTAATACCAACAGCCATCATCCCATATAAGGTGTAGTAAAAAAAtgtaaagaacatgaagaacaggTACCAAAAGAACTTGGCAGCCGCCCACTCAAACCCAATCATGGCATACACTATGACACCATATGCCAGGGTCTGTAGCAATATGTATGGGATCTCAATAGCAACCTGTAGGATTTTCAAAAGTGGTGAATTGGTTAAAATTTCATCAGATCTAGAGTTTCCAAGAGTTTCTATTTTCATTCTATTTTGTGACTACTATTATTAAACAATATGTTGATGATTTTCCTTCTAGATTACATTCTCCATTCTATGATTTTCGTCATTGTGACTTTCATAATATTTTCTTAAATCAAtgaatttatataattgaaAATAGCTAAAAAAAAGGTCAAAATGATCATCATTAGTGTGAAGGGCTATAAAAATCAACAATGAACATTAAAAATCAGCCACCAAATCACCTATCCGCATAAAATATGCGTTAGAATGCaaaatacacattgaaaatcaattaaatgACTGATTTAATGACCAATTTTTTTGTGACCATAGTACTTTTGAATACCAATACAAGACAAAAAACCAATTTAGATaaagagataaatataaaactaaattcgtctaaatattaaaaactagAAATGAAATCTTGTCTTTATTTCGTTATCTCAATATCTCTATATTTTCTGTCATCATAGACTTACCAAATATAGTCCTACGCATTAAATGAAAAACTTTGTGCATACCTGTCCAAATGCATATGGCAAAGCTGAGTACATTCCAGCAGCTTTTTCTCTATAAAAGACTGTTCTCTCAATGGCCACAACAGGTTGCACAGAACTAGCATTTTGTACTCCAGTGCTGAGTACTGCAGCATACATGGATCCCATGGCATTAAATATATCTTGTGCTCTTTTCCTGCATTCAAGAAATCAAAACTCAAGATGTAACTAAACTAAggcatgaaaaaaaaaaataaaagacatATGTTTGTTTCTTGGTACCTTTTGGAGCCAAAATCCCAAAAAATTGTCCCAAACAAAAGGGCTAAGAATGTTGTGAACAAGAGTCTCACTGCACTGTATGGAGGGTTTCTCCAATATGATAGGTTCTGTTTCCAAAGGCAAGCCTTACATTGGGTTATGAAGGACTGTGAGTACTTTGTAGGGAAGTATAAGTCCTTAGAATCTGATGGGGGTGTACTTAGTTCACTTATCAGCGCCTTGTTTCCCCTGAACGTGATTGTACATATATTAGTCAACCATAGAAAAGCATATTGACAGTTGCACAGAAAACATTAAAATATGAACTGTCGatttaaaatagttttacaAAGATATTCAATCATATATTGGCATACAACCAAAAAATCAGACTAGTCATATCTACTAGTTGAATGATTATACGAAAGAATGGATGTGATTGGATGATGATGTTAAACAAGTTCATGGAAATTACTTTATAATTACTCATCTGATAGTGTAAAACTGTTTTATGCCGTGGGTGTATAGAAATTATTATTCTCGTAAAACATTCAAGTCAAAATCAAGTTTATCGTTATGGCTCTTAtgccttttctttttctttgaagttGTTCCTTACCTGTATAGATCAGAATTCTTGTATAGTTCAGCAAAGTTAATTCCTAGAGCTTCCTCTTGTGCTTCTGAAGTAACCTCCAACATCCAGGTTGCAGGATTATAACCATTCTTGATCTTTGGCACTCCATTAATTCCCTATATAGCATGCATAGCTTTGTTTGATTAATAAAGTGATTgataaaacaagaaatatttaatattaattaccACTGAAGAGTTAGTTGCTTACCTCAAAGTAACTGATAAGATGAGAAGCATGGCGGCCTAATGGCCCAACATATATCTCTTCACCTCCACGCTTCAAGAGAAGTAACTGTAATAAAACGGAAAACATATAGTTATAGCATTGAAACACTTGAATTTAGCAAAGCATTATTGAGTCAGAAAAAGAAGAATCGATCTCTGACCTCATCGAAAACATCAAATATATCAATGCTAGGCTGGTGGATTGTGCACACCACGGTTCGGCCTGTGTTGACTGTGTTCCTCACTGTCCTCATAACTATAGCAGCAGCCCTGGCATCAAGGCCGGAGGTAGGTTCATCCATGAATATTATAGAAGGATTTGCAACAAGTTCAACCGCAATAGTTAGCCTCTTGCGCTGCTCTGTGGACAAACCATTCACTCCAGGTAATCCAACCAATGCATCTCTCAATGAATTCAGCTCTACCAGCTCCATAACTTCTTCAATGAACATCTACAATGAATCAATAACAATTGTAAGAACCTAAATTAATATAGCACattttttagaagaaaaagcatgttAATTTATTCAACTATGAAATGAATGGAGCAAATATTACTATATGTCAATTTACCTCTCTTGTGGAAGAATCAACCTCAGGGGGTAACCTTAGCCATGCAGAATAAACAAGTGACTCATAGACTGTGACATGGGGAGAGTGTATGTCAGTTTGCTCACAATATCCGGATATGCGAGCGAATGTTTCTTGCTTCTTAGGGTACCCTGATATGGTGATTTGGCCTTGAATATATCCTGCAGTTTTCCTCCCAGATAACACATCCATTAGAGTGGTTTTACCAGCTCCACTTACACCCATTAGAGCTGTTAGAACTCCTGGTCTAAAGGCTCCACTTATACCTTTCAACAGTTCAACTTTATCTTCAACTATGCCTTGGGCCGTCATTTCCTGCAAGCATTAATCGAAACCAGTATTAATTTACATGTGTTGTTTCATCCCGCACTTGAAAGTTCCTTTCTGAAATCAGTTATTTTACCTGTGGCATGTCTACTGCATATCTGATTTCATCAAAAGTGATAGAAAGAGGCGTGAAAGGAAGAACCATCCCACACTTTCTGTCGCGATCGGTTTCATTAATGGCAACAACTCTTGCAGACAAGGTTCTTGATGACACACTTCTTCCATTACTTTTATCTGCATTGAAAATTGCACTTATAACATTACACAATGAACATGTGTGAAGCTAAAAATATGAAACATAAGCTAGTGGAACTCGGGAACAACCAGAAGCTCCATTCCTTCCAGAAGAAAGTTCAATGATGTGATCATTCTtaacagaattcctctcagctAAAGCTTCTTCTGATATCAATGCTTGTGGTTTGCCAAATGCTGCAGCATAATGATTCAATTCTTAGAGCAGTGCTATAGTTTCACATATTTGAAGGCAGCGCACACATGTACAAGATCAAAGTTACTAGCACGGTTCTGAGAACCGGACTAAATCGACCGGTTCGATCTAGTTAACCAAAACTTAACTATTAAACCGGTTTGATTCAAGATAAAAATCGGTTGTTAGTAAACCGGTCAAAATCCAGAAAAATAGATCAAAACAGTAAATCCGTGGAATCAACTCGATTTTTTAGCATTTTATTATGAGGAGTGCTAGAACCAGCAACTTTTGTGATTTATAGCCATTAAATAGCCATCAaatagccatcaatgatgattttaaTAGTGTGATATTTCATCTAATGACTCACTTTTCTTTACTGGTTACATGCGGAACAGAATAGAAAAATTGTTTTTGTCGCTCAATATCTTTTTAGTCCAATAAAACAGTTACTAAATGGGATCCAAGCTACCTACACATAAAATATACTTACGGTCAAGATAATGCAAGGCCAAAGGGAAAAGTAAATTGAAGAGTAACATGTATCCAATGGAAGCTCCAACTCCAATCCAATACCAGTATGCTTCAGGGAATAGTCCACGTGCTTTTAAGACCTGAAGACCTAATGGTTCTGTTGAATTAGGTGGAACCTGCAACAATATCAATAAGAAATTCACTTAATTATCAAAATCATATATCAAAATTGTTCCCTATTCATTTTGTATTCTTTGTGCATGTTTCATTGGTTTGATTGTATTCCTTACATGTTTCCAACTGTTTCCCAGGAATTCATTCACAGCTAAAGCATTCTGTCCGTACATCATGGGAGAGGTCCAGTAACCCCATAACCACCACTTCCTCACATCAACTGATTCAAAAGAATGTAAGTAGTTCTGTGTTAGATTTTGATATTAGGAGTTTAAAACAAGGTAACGGAAAAATATgtgcatttttttttataataaactcTGTCAAGGGCAAACAAACTCAATAGTCCACCTAAACTTGTGAAGATTAGGTAAACTTGAATTTTAAACTCGATTtcagctttttttttttaataatacgttatttttttcaaaatttattatcaaaatacCACTTTTTAAACTAATTATCTAAATGCCACTTTTTTACTAAGATGGCAACTGATTtgcttttttatatttaattataattgattctaGTAGTATAGAAAGGATGACATCTGGATAATTAGTTTCAAAAGAGTGTGATTTTAAGGGCTAAATATTTGGTTtatgaataaaatgaacatcacctATACTATCGAGAATAACCATCCGGATAccagggataataaacatctcatgttataaaaaattaattttggattcACCAAGATTCGAACTCTTGACCTTCCGGATctagaactctaataccatgtccTGAAACCAATCATCCCAAAAACATAACCTAATAAAATAATGTAACACTAATaatcatatctctaatactttctaaaccttcattgtacacattgtacgcttaGGTCATTGGCTCCTTATACTTTCTCTTAAGTTTCGAAACAAGTTGACGCGGTAAAAAAGAGCCATCGATTTCTAACAGTACTTGCATATTTTAGGAGACTAGGACATCTAGACTATAAATTTTCTATTATAATACTTGAGAATTgtataacaaataaaattttagtagtTGTGAACTAGGAATATCCAAGTACTTTTCACTCTATTTGAAGACAAAAACTTATGATAAACTCATAAGAGTTGAGAGTTTAAGAGCTTGAGTTAACCGTGAACTCGAGAATTTGATAACCTTTAACTGAAATAACGTTTCACCTCTAGATAGGACGAATCCACCCATGACCATAATTGCAATTAAAGCAAATATTCCAAATGCGTTGGCCACAACGAGGTTCCTCCCAACTGCCCCCATAAATCGAAAAAGTGCAGCGGCCATCTGGTTGATGCAAGCTAGCAGAAGATACTGCTTGATGAACCTGCCATGAGAAATTATATGACCATAATGCAAACCAACCAAATTATCTAAAAAAGTTGTGCTATTTgaacataaatacataattatcaTTGTTCTCCTTGTCAACGTATCATCTATATGGTATTGAATGATATATGGACTTCAATTGTACATGAACGAATCCACATTACTCTAATTTGAGTTCAAGTATTATTATTGGGTGATGACTCTGATATAGAGTAAGAATGTATAGAGATACAGAAAGAGGTTGTAACTCTCTTTTATTCAAACACCtttatctagtgggatccataAGCCACAACACATGTCATATGCTCTTTTCACTCTTACTCTCTCTATCTCTGTACAATATTATCCTGTATCAGAATAATCACTTTTTTATTCTTACTTAAAAGACCTTTACTCACCTTTCAATATTTGGATCAAAGCCTATAACATAGTAAGTCATGACAACCCAAATACCAACTTCTACCAAAGTGATAGGAATCTTAAGGATCCATAATGGCAAGGAGTATGCCCAAGAAGGATAGAAGAGAAGGTCCCTTTGCTTATAGAAAACAGGGAGCTTTGCAATGGTCATGGATAGCTCAGAGAATCCATTGAACATTATCATAATCAGACCAAAGAATAAAGCTCCCATGTAGATCCCGCCATCGGATACTGTGTTCCGGTGCATCTCAGTCCTCAAGAACAATGTCATTGTTATGATTCCTGTTAAAGTCAACTGAAAAGAATGAAAAGGATCAAGCTTCTATCTAGTTGACTATAGTGTTGAAAAGAATATCATAGCTTTGGACCAATGTTATCAAACTCACCAATTCAGTTAAACTTAAGAAGTTTAGCTAAATTTGAATAGTAACAGTTTGTAAACCTTTAAGATGAATATTACATCCCTTCCATTCTAAAATAATTATCATTTAGAAACTGTCACATTAACAATCCAATATATCATCTATATACAAATTGTATTGAAATAAGGTCATTCGTTATTGTACCACATTTTGACAAATATTTTGGGGAGGACCATAACTTGAACAGTACTTACTTGGCACATCTTGAAAATGTAGACAAAGGAGTTCCTTTTCATGAGCAAGAATTCTCTTGAAACACAAGCTCTTAGCAATTCCCTCTTGCTGACACCATACTTATTCTTGGTTAGAACAGCAGGGTGGCCTCTGGTCTTGTCGAACGGGGTAGCAAGCTCATTGCCAAGTTTCCGGCCGATGTGAAATGACCGAAATGCATCTGCAAATTCTCTTACAGAGACAAAGGTATAAGGCTTATCATTGTTTGCCCAGTACTGCTCTTGATCTTTTCTTGATGTTACCTATTACATACATTAACAGAGAGCTTAGTCCATCATTTTAGAATGACAAATTTGCccctcattattaaaaaaagtgtGGCAAACTAGTCACCAAATACACAATTCATACATCAACAGAAAGACTAATGATGACTGTTAACTGTTTTTTCAAAAATGATGAGAAACAAATCTTTCACTTTCAGATCTTAAGAGATTACTTTATTCTCTTTATCCTTCACCACATTTTCCAATCCTGAGGAATGGATTcttatggttttttttttctcttatttttacaGGGATGAAAGAACAAAAAAGTGTTTGGGGAAGTTAGAAAGTTACCTCTTGCAAGAAATCAGCTTCTCCTTTTCTGTTTGGACATTTGAATCCCATGTATTCAAAGAACTCAAGAACATTTTCTCTTGGACCCTGATACACAATTTGTCCATCTGATAGGAGAATTACATCATCAAATAGTTCATAAGTTTCTGGTGCTGGTTGGAGAAGAGATATCACAGCAGTTCCATTCAAAATGTGAATGGATTGTCTCAAAGAATTAACCGTTTGGAATGTTGTCGAAGTATCCAAACCAGTTGATATTTCATCCATGAAAAGTACCCTTGCTGGTCCAACTAGCATCTCACCTAAATAATTTATTTGCCACCAAAAAAAAGTTGAAATagatgaaaaaaagaaaaaaaaaattactaaaagaaAATTACTTAAATTTCATGTTAAACAGATGATGAAATTTCTGGTTTTTACCAGTTGTGACTCTCTTTTTCTGTCCACCAGAAATTCCCCTAATCATTTCATCCCCTACCATGGTGTCAGCACATACTTCTAGACCCAAGATCTGCAATTTATTATGAGCAGAACTCagaaaaaatatcttaaaatcatataaaaattttgatgaaTTTAATTTGGTACCTTCATTATATAATCTGTAACTACATTGGTTTCTTGGCCTTCCAGTGCTGCAGCCTGAAAATTGAATATGTTTTACCTTCGTTTCTATATTCGAAGCATTTCATCtattttgaataatttaataTTGTTATTTATGTCTTTGTAAACCTTCATATAAATATCTAGATCAGGATCTGGCTTAATGTTTTGTGCCTTTTCTCTTCTTGACAATTCTGCCAGCATATCTGCAAGTTACCAAAAATTTTAAACAGTTTAATCAAATGGATACACAATTTGCTATTTTTTGCGATTAAACTACTCTAAGTGCTAAGTAAACATTTTGGTACATAGCATACAGAATGGAGAAGATGAGAGAACCCAAGGCTGAAACTTACCGTAACGCGTTCCGATCCCTTGACACCTTGCTGAAAAGGCCAATGTTTCTCTGACTGTAAGCTCCCCTATGTGGAGATCAGTTTGACTTATGTAAGCTGATGTTCTCTGAGGCACAAATTCCTCCATTCCATGACCATTGTAGGAAACTCTCCCAGAAAACTGCAATGTATCAGCAATAAACTTTGAATCATAATAAGCATGAAAAGGGTTCTCTTCAAATCTAAGTATTCGTTAGTTCAATTCttgattaaaagaaaaaaaaaaggggctTAATCTCAAATCCAAGGTAGTCAAACTCAATAGTAAATCTAAACTCATGAAGTTTAGGTAAACTTAGAGTTGTGATTAAACTGAGTTTGATAACCTTGCTGACATCACATGTCCTTACTTTAAGATCTTTGCCGAGTCTTCCGGCCAGTGCTAGCAACAGCGTGGTCTTTCCGGAGCTTGGAGGGCCTAAGAGCAGTGTCATCCTACACAAGCCAAAAGAAAATGTTGAGAAATAGTTTCCTcgaaaaggaaaaaataaatcACAGATTTGAATTGTTGAATTGTTGTGCTATATTCACCTCCTAGGCTTGATGATTCCACTAACATCATGAAGAACTGTGAATGGCTTCTTTCGACTCGGAATAATGCGAAAAGAATTCAGGATCCCCTTCAAAAAGAGGAAAACCgagggaaaaaagaaaaattaatgtCTGCACAAAATAAATGTTAACTTCTAAGTTTGATTATGTTCCTAACAGAGTTTTTTGAAGTAGTAAGATCCAAAATCTAAATGATGATATTATCATACAGTTCATTACCTCTAACAAATTAATGCAGAAGTTAAGGTTTGTTGGCAATGCCCTGCTTCCAACATGAGCCTCAGCTTCAACATTCAAATGCTCGAATCGGACTTCAATCATCGGAATATCAAGTCCAACTCTGCTATTCAAAAAGTACAACAATTAACcacattataaaatatttttaacacaTTATTATAAAATCTTATTAGTATGTTTCCTTCTATTACCTATCGATTCTCCTtctcaatttcaacaagaactTCTCATTGTCTTGTTCAGCAATCTTGACTAGCCTTTCTACTAATTTCTTCCTCTGCATGGGACCAAGTTCGTTGATATCGATCTCGGTGTATTCGCCTTGCGATTCGGTTAGTATGCCTCGTGTTAAGCGTCGATATGTTGGAAGCTTCTCGATCGCCGCCCATTTGAGCTGTTCTTCGTCATCGTCTCGTCTCGAAGAGCCTGAGAACACATCAACTGCACCACTGCTCCATACACGTGAGCTTCCTAAGCGTGCGCTCGCCACTCTCAGTTCACCATTCTCCATCTTTTGACGATGGTTAGTTGCTGATTCAAGTTAATTCCTTCGAAGAAACTGGTAGTAGTTTCTAGAAATGGATATTGTTGTTAGTTTCATAGTTGAAGGATCAAGTGCGTGAAATGCATGTTACGTGTTTGAGCTTTTTCCTCTTATTGTTTCTGAAAGAAAGGGTAGTGTGTTGGTAATAAAGGTGAGGGTGGCTATTTATAGAATGAAGGTAGAAGAAATCAATAAATAAACTTACATGCCGGTGCAGTCTTGCAGACTTGCAGTTTATGTCACCAAGTTTCATGTTCAAAAGTGAAAAAAGGTTCCATGCAAATGGGATTTTAATTTCAACGTGTAATAAGTATCCGTTGCGTTTACGTTTTACTTGTAGAATAGTTTACAAAAAATGCTACTGCACACCTAACAACAACTACTACAATAAATAGTgaagattattttttttgttgtctaAACAACAAAGGAAGCACAAAGCAAAATATCTATCCTAAAT is a window encoding:
- the LOC130944869 gene encoding pleiotropic drug resistance protein 1-like; translation: MENGELRVASARLGSSRVWSSGAVDVFSGSSRRDDDEEQLKWAAIEKLPTYRRLTRGILTESQGEYTEIDINELGPMQRKKLVERLVKIAEQDNEKFLLKLRRRIDRVGLDIPMIEVRFEHLNVEAEAHVGSRALPTNLNFCINLLEGILNSFRIIPSRKKPFTVLHDVSGIIKPRRMTLLLGPPSSGKTTLLLALAGRLGKDLKFSGRVSYNGHGMEEFVPQRTSAYISQTDLHIGELTVRETLAFSARCQGIGTRYDMLAELSRREKAQNIKPDPDLDIYMKAAALEGQETNVVTDYIMKILGLEVCADTMVGDEMIRGISGGQKKRVTTGEMLVGPARVLFMDEISTGLDTSTTFQTVNSLRQSIHILNGTAVISLLQPAPETYELFDDVILLSDGQIVYQGPRENVLEFFEYMGFKCPNRKGEADFLQEVTSRKDQEQYWANNDKPYTFVSVREFADAFRSFHIGRKLGNELATPFDKTRGHPAVLTKNKYGVSKRELLRACVSREFLLMKRNSFVYIFKMCQLTLTGIITMTLFLRTEMHRNTVSDGGIYMGALFFGLIMIMFNGFSELSMTIAKLPVFYKQRDLLFYPSWAYSLPLWILKIPITLVEVGIWVVMTYYVIGFDPNIERFIKQYLLLACINQMAAALFRFMGAVGRNLVVANAFGIFALIAIMVMGGFVLSRVDVRKWWLWGYWTSPMMYGQNALAVNEFLGNSWKHVPPNSTEPLGLQVLKARGLFPEAYWYWIGVGASIGYMLLFNLLFPLALHYLDPFGKPQALISEEALAERNSVKNDHIIELSSGRNGASDKSNGRSVSSRTLSARVVAINETDRDRKCGMVLPFTPLSITFDEIRYAVDMPQEMTAQGIVEDKVELLKGISGAFRPGVLTALMGVSGAGKTTLMDVLSGRKTAGYIQGQITISGYPKKQETFARISGYCEQTDIHSPHVTVYESLVYSAWLRLPPEVDSSTREMFIEEVMELVELNSLRDALVGLPGVNGLSTEQRKRLTIAVELVANPSIIFMDEPTSGLDARAAAIVMRTVRNTVNTGRTVVCTIHQPSIDIFDVFDELLLLKRGGEEIYVGPLGRHASHLISYFEGINGVPKIKNGYNPATWMLEVTSEAQEEALGINFAELYKNSDLYRGNKALISELSTPPSDSKDLYFPTKYSQSFITQCKACLWKQNLSYWRNPPYSAVRLLFTTFLALLFGTIFWDFGSKRKRAQDIFNAMGSMYAAVLSTGVQNASSVQPVVAIERTVFYREKAAGMYSALPYAFGQVAIEIPYILLQTLAYGVIVYAMIGFEWAAAKFFWYLFFMFFTFFYYTLYGMMAVGITPDHHIAAIVSLGFYLIWNLFSGFVIPRTRMPVWWRWYFWICPVAWTMYGLVTSQFGDVTERLETGETVGDFVERYFGYRDDFIGIAAAVVVGFTLLFGFTFAFSIKAFNFQKR